CATTCCGCCCATGCCACCTTCTGGCATTGGTGGTGCTCTGGTTGATGCAATGATGTCGTCGATCCTGAGGATCATGACTGATGCTTCAGCTGCTGAGTTGATTGCCTGGGTCTTTACCCTGAGTGGCTCAACAACGCCGTTCTCCCACATGTCGATGACAGTGCCGGTGTAGACGTTAAGACCAGCGGTCTTTATGCCTTTCTCGTGGTGTGAGCGCAGTTCAACAAGCATGTCTATTGGGTCAAGACCTGCGTTCTCTGCAAGTGTCCTTGGGATGATCTCGAGTGCTTCTGCGAATGCTTTGACTGCAAGCTGTTCCCTTCCGCTGAGTGTTGCTGCATACTCGTTGAGTCTGAGTGCAACCTCTACTTCAGGTGCTCCGCCACCAGCGACGAGCTCTTCATCTTCGATAGCTACAGCGACTACACGGAGTGCATCTTCGAGTGCTCTCTCGATGTTGTCGATAACGTGCTCTGTACCGCCACGGAGAAGGATTGAAACTGATTTTGGATTGACACAGCCGGTAATGAATACCATGTTGTCGCCACCGATCTTTCTCTCTTCGACAAGTTCTGCCTGTCCAAGATCGTCTGCGTTCATCTCTTCAATGTTGGTAACAAGCTTTGCACCTGTGGAGCGGACAAGTTTTTCCATGTCGCTCTTCTTGACACGCCTGACTGCAAAGAGACCTGCCTTTGCAAGGAAGTGCTGTGCCATGTCATCGATACCTTTCTGGCAGAATACGACGTTTGCGCCACTGTCGGTAATGCTGGTCACAAGGTTTCTGAGCATTGCCTCTTCCTGGTCAAGGAATGACTGGAGCTGGTCAGGGGATGTGATGGAGATCTCTGCATCGACTTCTGTTTCCTTAAGTTCGATAGCAGTGTTGAGGAGTGCGATCTTTGCGCCTTCTACCTTCTTTGGCATGTTAGCGTGTACCCTTTCCTTATCAAGGATCATACCTTCAATGAGCTCGGAGTCGTCGATACGTCCGCCGACCTTCTTCTCGATCTTTACGTTCTCGATCTCGACCTTGTTTCCGCCGTCCTGGTCGACGATGCTTGTGATTGCGTCTACAGCGATCTTGGAAAGTACTTCCTTTGATGCTTCTGCGCCTTTACCGGTCATTGCTGTGTCAGAGATCTTGGTAAGCATTTCCTTGTTGTCGCATGTGACATGCTTTGAAAGTGTTTTGAGGATCTCTCCTGCTTTTGTGGAGGCCATCCTGTAACCTGCTGCGATGATTGTTGGGTGGACATCCTGCTCGATCATTTCTTCTGCTTTCTTGAGGAGTTCGCCTGCAACGACAGCTGCAGATGTTGTACCATCTCCAACTTCATCGTCCTGTGTCTTTGCGACCTCGACGATCATTTTTGCAGCTGGGTGCTCAATGTCCATCTCTTTGAGGATGGTTGCACCATCGTTGGTGATAACTACATCTCCAAGGGAGTCTACAAGCATCTTGTCCATACCTTTTGGACCAAGTGTTGTTCTTACTGCTTCAGCAACTGCCTTTGCTGCCATGATGTTGTTGCTCTGGGCATCCCTGCCTCTAGTTCTCTGGCTACCTTCTCTTAAAATGAAGATAGGCTGTCCTGACATCTGTCCTGCCATATATTTTAACCTCCTATATTAAACATAGATCAATGTAACTACCTGTGTCTCAGGTCGTTTTTACATGTTTGTAGTTCTATATATAAGTTACTGATAACTGATTTTTCCTGACCTAATTTCCAGGCGATTCTAATTAAGCTTGTGACCTAATTCTTTCCATCTACAAAAAGCATCAGCTATCCGGTTAACGTGATGATGCTTCATTCGATCCAAAAAAAGATAGTCGGTCCCTTTCAAAGAGACCATTGTTAATAAAGGACTGCTCTTACAGCCCTGAAAAAGAGATACTTAGTTGACAATAGCCTTTGGTGATCTCTTAAGGAAACGCCTCTTTGCGCCGCCTGAGGTGAATCTCTGTGCAGGTCCTGGGTGTGCCTTAGCTCCAAAAGCTTTCTGCACTTTGATGACCCTTCCCTTTCTTCCTTTGACCTTTACCCATTCAATGCTGCCTGTTTTACCCATTATCAATCCTCGTTATGATTTTATGTTAATATTAATTTTAAGGCCCTGATGGCCTCTGATATCTATTATATTTGTAATTGGCACAAATGTGGATATTTGTGACCTGATAAATACAATGTTATAGGTTCCCTTTAGATGTAATGTTTATAGTTAAAGTTTACGGAACTTATGGGAACTTATGATGTGTGAAGAATGATTATTTCAGGTTCGCAAATTAAGCAATTGGATATAAAAAATAAACAAATATATCTATGTTCCTGTACATTTGTTTCACATGACCCTTGAGCCGGTTCACATTAAAGCCATTTCCAGTATGGTATCCCGCATAGATAGTTTATCGGAGGACGATGATCCGGAAAAGGCACCTGAACTTTTTGAACTTCTCAGTGAGCTGGAATATGACGGTAAGGTCGTTCTCAAGGCACTCGGAAAACTATTCCGTGCAAAAGTGGACATCGACTGCATGTCTCTTGCAAAAGACCCTTTTGAGAAGACATATTCCTGTGATAGTGGAAGTACCAATCCGATATCTTTCAACAGCGGTCTGTATGTGGACCTTTGCCATTGCAGTATTGCTTCAACACCTACGGATATCGATCTTCATTCAAAGTGGACCATGGTAATGTCAACGTACTCTCCCGGGACGGGCATGTTCATCGATACAACAGGGGGCTGGGATTACTTTGATGAAAATGAGGGTCGTGCATCCATCGTAAAGATAAGGCCCGGACTTCTTAAGAAAAGGGTTGATCGGATGGTGCACAATATTGCATTGTACCTGTCAGAATCAGAACATATTCTCTGGCTCATGGAAAAGTTCGATAAAGATGGATTTTTCATAATGGATGGCCCTATTTATCCGAAACAGTTGATGTACTGGATGGTAGTGGAATCCGATGAAGTGCAGATAAGGGATGATGACAATGCAAAACGGATCCTGCAGAATTATGTGGACATAATGGACCATCACATTGCTAACAGAAGACCTCTAATTGGCTTTGTGAAGAATCCGGAGGACATGCAGACAATGATAACTCTCCGGAAAAAATATTCTATGGGTGATCTTCCCTGGCTGAGGGATTCGCAGTTCTTCAAGAACGTGCTCTCACCGGGAAAGGACGAAGGAAAAGGTAGCAGGTGGATAACCTACACCAACTGGTTCCTGCAGCCCAATCAGTTCTATGAGAATATCATGGATAGCACTTCCCTTGTGCTGGATCCGGATCTAAATCATGAGTTTCCCAAAGAGGACTATGCTATCACATTTTTTATGATCTTTGTTCCTTCCATTGATGTTCTTTTCAAGATCGAATCCCCTTACGGGATAACAAAGGATGAGCAAATGCGGGACCTTATCACAAGGAAAGTTCTGCATGATATTGCTGTGAACGGCATCCCTATAACACTTTCAAAAGCAGATTCCCTTGCGAAGATAAGGATCCCGGAAAAAAAGCTGATCAAAGGCATGTTCAAAGGGCAGAAGATCGATACTATTTACAATGATGTGAGATGGGGTGAATCAATAGATGATCAATGATACAGACTTATTGGCTTATGCTTCAGACAGCGATTTCAGTGACGATACAAATGATACGAAGGGAATTTCGGAAAGCAGGCCTAATGCAAAAGGTTCTGAATTCGAGGAGTACGATGTTGGAGATCCTGTTGGCCTGAATGCCGAAGGTGCAGAGAATGCCTTTGGTATCATTACAACCGGCTTTGATCCCCTTGAGGTCACCGAATCCGGCTCAAGGATCGCAGGCTACATAACTACGGATCACAGGTCACAGGTGCGGCTGGGCACATATGTTATAGTACCTTATGAGAACGAACACCTCTTTGCACGTATCTGGAAACTCCAGTACCAGCAGCAGTTCGAAGTGGATGATGCTACCGAAATACATTCACGCAGGATGCTCAGGAGCAACACCACCGCAGAGCTGGATTACAAGTTCCTTGCCTACCTTGATCCTATATGCATTTTATACGAGCATGTGCCCGGGGACGTATCATCCCTTATGCGTCGCATGGCTGACCGGATTCCTCGACCTAACACTCCGATATTACCGGTAACTGAGAAACTGAAGATCCAGACCGGCCTGAACATTCCTCGTGAAGGTATCTTCCTCGGTCATCTGAGCGTAGGTGGCGAACTGGTGAGGACACATGCATCACCACCGACCGTGCCTTACTATCTGAGGAACGATTACTCTATGGGCGATCCGTTGATATTCAGGCACATGCTGGTCTGTGGAAGTACCGGTACCGGTAAGACCTTCCTCACAAAGAACATCCTGCGCCAGTTCATGAGCGAGGACAACAGGTATCAGGTGCGCGACAATGGTGATGGTGTAAAAAAGAACAAGAACCCGTGTCTTGTGATAATGGACCCTCAGGACGAGTATTCCCAGCTTCTGGAGGATAATCCTGAGCTTGTCTCTTCTGATGAACATAATATGAACTCAGAGAACGTGAGGTTTGGCGGTGTTCCTTCCACAAAGACCTTTGTGGCAAAGGTAGATGGGCAAAACTACAATGGCAGATCACGTGCCGAGCAGGCTGAATTCACAATACCTTTCGAGATGGTCAGGAGCAATTTCTGGTTGATCGCTGCAGCAGGACTTACTGAACTTCAGGGTATTGCTCTTGAACTTCTGCTTGAGGACTACTTCAAAAGACCCGGCACACATACGTATAACGGCTTTATCGAGCACATCGATGATGCAGGCGTGAGAGGGACCTATGTTGATAATGGCAAGGTCCACGAAGCATCCTATGATGGGATCGTAAGGAAAGTAAGGAATCAGGCTTTCAGAAGGGTCTTCGACCAGCCTGCAATTCCCATTACCGAAATGCTTGCTGATATCTTCAAAGCAGGGCAGATCTGTGTGTTCCCTACTGAGTACATCTCAAATACCAGAATACGTGATCTTATCACACTGACTCTGATGACCGTTGTTGTGGACAACAAATTGAACACTTCAGGCGATGCACTTGTCAAGGAAACACCTATCATCCTTGTGCTGGATGAAGCACACAGGTATCTTTCAAAGGGTGCCGGAGAACACTCTAAGCGCATAATCTCCAAGTTTGCAGATGCAGCCCGTCAGGGGCGTAAGGAAGGCCTGGGCCTGTTCCTTATCACGCAGGATCCTCAGGATATAGATGAAACTGTGTTCAAGCAGGTCAACAGCCGTGTGATCCTTAATCTTTCCAATGATGCCGCAATAAGTGCAATGAAGGTCAAAAAGGAATATGAAAAGCGTATCCCATATCTCAAGAAGGGACAAATGATAATTCAAAGTCCTGATAACAGCGATGTTGTAGAGGTCATAGGGCTTTCAAAGTGTGTTGTAAAGCATGTCTGAAAAAGGGATTTGAGGACTGGTTCTCTCTCTTCCGATACGTATATATATGGGTACTACGTATGGGAGGAACTACTCACACATGCGTTGGGCCGGTAGCTTAGTCAGGCAGAGCGATGGACTCTTAATCCATCGGCCGAGGGTTCAAATCCCTTCCGGCCCGCTTTCAATTCATGTGATCTTTTCTGTATCTTTAATTTCTGTGAATCTATAACTTTTATGTACCTGTATGGGTTATGTATCGTTCATACTGATACTATTGTAAAATGTTGCATATTATCTATCATCTTAAGGTGAGAACAATGCCAAAAGTAAGTGTTGATATTCCACAGGAATTACTTGACGATCTTAACAAACATGTGGGGAACGATAAGAAGTTCGTCAGCCAGTCTGATGCTATCAGAACGGCCATTCGCAAAATGCTTGATATGATGGACGATATAGACAGGCGTCATGGAAGGCTCGAACAGGATAGACCCTGATGTATTTTCATATGGGTTTGTTCAGGTCGAAATAATTGAGGGTCAAAAATAGTAACTAACTAACTAAATAAATAAAAGCTAGGTTCCGGATCAAAGCCCTTTAAGGAACTCAAGGCTTTCTCTTCCTTCTTCCGGATTGCTCATCTCTGTGACGAGCCTGCCTTTGTAATTTGACAATCCTTTTTTCACAGCTTTCCAGTTGACGGTACCCCTTCCTGCCGGGAGATGTTCGTCCCTTTTTCCCATGTTGTCATGCAGATGTACATGTATTATTCTGTCACTGCATTTTTCAAGGAAACTTTCTACGAATCCGGTTGTGTTCGCGTGTCCTATATCCAGCGTCATACCGACGTTGTCGCGGTCAACATCATCCAGCATCCTTAATATTTCATCAGGTTCCCTGCCAAATATCATCGGGAAATCGGGCATGTTCTCCACAGCAATGGAGATGCCATATTCTTCAGCAGTATCACATAGTTCCTGGATGGAACGGACGTTCGTATCCCATGCACGTTCAGGTAACTTCTTTCCGTATGGTGAAAGGTATCCGGGGTGTACGACTGCAACTTCCACAAGTCCGGATGCCAGTGAGAGGCAGTTCTTCATTTGCCTGACCACTTCTCCGTGTATGCCGGGGTTGAGGCCTGCCAAGTTCATGTCAGAGAATGGCATGTGCATAGTAAGCACAAGATTGGTGGTATCAAGTACTTCCCTTATCTTTGGCAGATTTTCTTCGCTGAGACTCTGGGTACCTTCCTGTACCATCTCCCAACCTGTGAATCCGATGTCCTCAAGTTCATAGACCCATGGAAAGGGTTCCTCAAGGACCGCATTTGATGAGAAACTTGATCTGCTGACGTCCATGCTGTCTCACTTCCGGATGTTTTAGAGCTTTGGCATTTCAGGTTCAAAGAGTGGAATTCCTTCCTCTGTTGGTGGTGTTAACCACTCGATGAGGATCTCCATATCTTCTGCGGTATCCGTTGTTATATCAACGTGTATGGAACCAAGAGGTTCTTCGATAGCAGGAAAGTTCAGTTTTCCGATCGTTGCTACCTGTTTGTTAATAAGGAACCTGGTTCTTGTCGGGTTCCTGTAACTGCCTGCTTCCAGTCTGGTGCGGGCAGTATCAATGATCAGTTCTCTCCTGAACAGGTCATGGATGTTCCTGAGGCTCTCGATATCGCCGGTACCTTCGAGGAAATCACCTTCGTCGGTAGTTACCGTTCCTATATCTATTAGTGGGAACATGTTCATGACCGCCATCTCCACTCGTTCCTTATCTTCTGTGGGATTGACGGCAGTGCTGACTTTTACTTCGATCATGCGTTCTCCAGTATTCCGTTGATCGTATTCCTGAATGCATCGATGCTGTCGGTGTTATCGACAGTTATGTCTGCCACTTTGATGGCTTCTGCAAGTCCCCATCCAAGTTCTCGTTCATCTCTTACCTTCAGTGCCTTGATATCGGTCATATCATCGCTTCTGCCACGGTTCGTTACTCTTTCAAAACGTATCTCCAGAGGTGCATCGATGAAGACCAGTGTAAAATCTTCTCCGAAATGTTCCTTGAAAAATGTGACCTCTGCTATTCCGCGTACTCCGTCCACAACGACAAGGTCTTTTTCTAAAGCCTCTATCTTTGGAACACAACGCTTTGCAACAGCATCCATTCCTTCCTTATCTCGCAGGTCGTTTGCCACGCCGCCGGTGTTGGCATCTGTGGGTTCGAGTCCCCTTGCTTTGACCTCGTCGCGTATAACATCTCCCATGTTTACAACATCGATATTC
This genomic stretch from Methanococcoides sp. AM1 harbors:
- a CDS encoding DNA double-strand break repair nuclease NurA, whose amino-acid sequence is MTLEPVHIKAISSMVSRIDSLSEDDDPEKAPELFELLSELEYDGKVVLKALGKLFRAKVDIDCMSLAKDPFEKTYSCDSGSTNPISFNSGLYVDLCHCSIASTPTDIDLHSKWTMVMSTYSPGTGMFIDTTGGWDYFDENEGRASIVKIRPGLLKKRVDRMVHNIALYLSESEHILWLMEKFDKDGFFIMDGPIYPKQLMYWMVVESDEVQIRDDDNAKRILQNYVDIMDHHIANRRPLIGFVKNPEDMQTMITLRKKYSMGDLPWLRDSQFFKNVLSPGKDEGKGSRWITYTNWFLQPNQFYENIMDSTSLVLDPDLNHEFPKEDYAITFFMIFVPSIDVLFKIESPYGITKDEQMRDLITRKVLHDIAVNGIPITLSKADSLAKIRIPEKKLIKGMFKGQKIDTIYNDVRWGESIDDQ
- a CDS encoding sugar phosphate isomerase/epimerase, which translates into the protein MDVSRSSFSSNAVLEEPFPWVYELEDIGFTGWEMVQEGTQSLSEENLPKIREVLDTTNLVLTMHMPFSDMNLAGLNPGIHGEVVRQMKNCLSLASGLVEVAVVHPGYLSPYGKKLPERAWDTNVRSIQELCDTAEEYGISIAVENMPDFPMIFGREPDEILRMLDDVDRDNVGMTLDIGHANTTGFVESFLEKCSDRIIHVHLHDNMGKRDEHLPAGRGTVNWKAVKKGLSNYKGRLVTEMSNPEEGRESLEFLKGL
- a CDS encoding RNA-binding domain-containing protein, whose product is MIEVKVSTAVNPTEDKERVEMAVMNMFPLIDIGTVTTDEGDFLEGTGDIESLRNIHDLFRRELIIDTARTRLEAGSYRNPTRTRFLINKQVATIGKLNFPAIEEPLGSIHVDITTDTAEDMEILIEWLTPPTEEGIPLFEPEMPKL
- the thsA gene encoding thermosome subunit alpha, yielding MAGQMSGQPIFILREGSQRTRGRDAQSNNIMAAKAVAEAVRTTLGPKGMDKMLVDSLGDVVITNDGATILKEMDIEHPAAKMIVEVAKTQDDEVGDGTTSAAVVAGELLKKAEEMIEQDVHPTIIAAGYRMASTKAGEILKTLSKHVTCDNKEMLTKISDTAMTGKGAEASKEVLSKIAVDAITSIVDQDGGNKVEIENVKIEKKVGGRIDDSELIEGMILDKERVHANMPKKVEGAKIALLNTAIELKETEVDAEISITSPDQLQSFLDQEEAMLRNLVTSITDSGANVVFCQKGIDDMAQHFLAKAGLFAVRRVKKSDMEKLVRSTGAKLVTNIEEMNADDLGQAELVEERKIGGDNMVFITGCVNPKSVSILLRGGTEHVIDNIERALEDALRVVAVAIEDEELVAGGGAPEVEVALRLNEYAATLSGREQLAVKAFAEALEIIPRTLAENAGLDPIDMLVELRSHHEKGIKTAGLNVYTGTVIDMWENGVVEPLRVKTQAINSAAEASVMILRIDDIIASTRAPPMPEGGMGGMGGGMPPMM
- a CDS encoding type II toxin-antitoxin system ParD family antitoxin, producing MPKVSVDIPQELLDDLNKHVGNDKKFVSQSDAIRTAIRKMLDMMDDIDRRHGRLEQDRP
- a CDS encoding dephospho-CoA kinase, whose amino-acid sequence is MKIIAFVGMPAAGKSVASDVVKEENIDVVNMGDVIRDEVKARGLEPTDANTGGVANDLRDKEGMDAVAKRCVPKIEALEKDLVVVDGVRGIAEVTFFKEHFGEDFTLVFIDAPLEIRFERVTNRGRSDDMTDIKALKVRDERELGWGLAEAIKVADITVDNTDSIDAFRNTINGILENA
- a CDS encoding ATP-binding protein, with translation MINDTDLLAYASDSDFSDDTNDTKGISESRPNAKGSEFEEYDVGDPVGLNAEGAENAFGIITTGFDPLEVTESGSRIAGYITTDHRSQVRLGTYVIVPYENEHLFARIWKLQYQQQFEVDDATEIHSRRMLRSNTTAELDYKFLAYLDPICILYEHVPGDVSSLMRRMADRIPRPNTPILPVTEKLKIQTGLNIPREGIFLGHLSVGGELVRTHASPPTVPYYLRNDYSMGDPLIFRHMLVCGSTGTGKTFLTKNILRQFMSEDNRYQVRDNGDGVKKNKNPCLVIMDPQDEYSQLLEDNPELVSSDEHNMNSENVRFGGVPSTKTFVAKVDGQNYNGRSRAEQAEFTIPFEMVRSNFWLIAAAGLTELQGIALELLLEDYFKRPGTHTYNGFIEHIDDAGVRGTYVDNGKVHEASYDGIVRKVRNQAFRRVFDQPAIPITEMLADIFKAGQICVFPTEYISNTRIRDLITLTLMTVVVDNKLNTSGDALVKETPIILVLDEAHRYLSKGAGEHSKRIISKFADAARQGRKEGLGLFLITQDPQDIDETVFKQVNSRVILNLSNDAAISAMKVKKEYEKRIPYLKKGQMIIQSPDNSDVVEVIGLSKCVVKHV
- a CDS encoding DUF5350 domain-containing protein; translated protein: MGKTGSIEWVKVKGRKGRVIKVQKAFGAKAHPGPAQRFTSGGAKRRFLKRSPKAIVN